A window of Streptomyces gilvosporeus contains these coding sequences:
- a CDS encoding DUF5941 domain-containing protein → MAATPAQERVAVVDPRFVGHLHLLRLALTDPRFPAAAAPGALTVQPEARAALLSATAKIPVGAGTAHLTDVLTDTLTESLERADIGLHRVEPGTLVATVALTPAQREDAREAVAAVDDEAVRLRTAVKSRDGFFTTFCISPYSRYLARWCARRGLTPNQVTTASLLTALIAAGCAATGTRGGFIAAGVLLLFSFVLDCTDGQLARYSLQYSTMGAWLDATFDRAKEYAYYAGLALGAARCGDDVWVLALGAMVLQTCRHVVDFAFNEANHDATANTSPTAALSDKLDSVGWTVWVRRMIVLPIGERWAMIAVLTALTSPRIVFYALLVGCALAACYTTAGRVLRSVTRHARRTDRAAQALADLADSGPLAGLIAKGPASRGAAGAPLLAVAGVVFLMTQLLLNGAGSWWPVLGAVIYTLFAGAAVARPLKGALDWLVPPLFRAAEYGTVLLLAARADAPGALPAAFGLVAAVAYHHYDTVYRIRGGTGAPPRWLVWATGGHEGRVLVVTVLAAALSPSGFTLALTALAVVLALLVLTESIRFWVSSGAPAVHDEGEPA, encoded by the coding sequence ATCGCCGCCACGCCCGCCCAGGAGCGGGTCGCCGTCGTCGATCCCCGGTTCGTCGGCCATCTCCACCTCCTGCGGCTGGCACTGACCGACCCGCGCTTCCCGGCCGCCGCCGCCCCCGGGGCGCTCACCGTGCAGCCCGAGGCGCGCGCCGCGCTGCTGAGCGCCACCGCCAAGATCCCGGTCGGCGCCGGCACCGCGCATCTGACCGATGTGCTCACCGACACCCTCACCGAGTCCCTGGAGCGCGCGGACATCGGCCTGCACCGCGTCGAGCCCGGCACCCTGGTCGCCACCGTCGCGCTCACCCCGGCGCAGCGCGAGGACGCCCGCGAGGCCGTCGCCGCGGTCGATGACGAGGCCGTACGGCTGCGCACGGCGGTGAAGTCCCGCGACGGGTTCTTCACCACCTTCTGCATCAGCCCGTACTCGCGCTACCTCGCGCGCTGGTGCGCCCGCCGCGGCCTCACCCCCAACCAGGTCACCACCGCCTCCCTGCTCACCGCGCTGATCGCGGCGGGCTGCGCGGCCACCGGGACCCGCGGCGGCTTCATCGCCGCCGGCGTCCTGCTGCTCTTCTCCTTCGTCCTGGACTGCACCGACGGGCAGCTCGCCCGCTACTCCCTCCAGTACTCGACGATGGGCGCCTGGCTGGACGCCACCTTCGACCGGGCCAAGGAGTACGCCTACTACGCGGGACTGGCCCTGGGCGCGGCCCGCTGCGGCGACGACGTCTGGGTGCTGGCCCTGGGCGCGATGGTGCTCCAGACCTGCCGCCATGTCGTCGACTTCGCCTTCAACGAGGCCAACCACGACGCCACCGCCAACACCAGCCCCACCGCCGCGCTCTCCGACAAGCTCGACAGCGTCGGCTGGACGGTCTGGGTGCGCCGGATGATCGTGCTGCCCATCGGCGAGCGCTGGGCCATGATCGCCGTCCTGACGGCCCTGACCAGCCCGCGCATCGTCTTCTACGCCCTGCTCGTCGGCTGCGCCCTGGCCGCCTGCTACACCACGGCCGGCCGGGTGCTGCGCTCGGTCACCCGGCACGCCCGCCGTACCGACCGGGCCGCGCAGGCGCTGGCGGACCTGGCCGATTCGGGCCCGCTCGCCGGGCTGATCGCCAAGGGCCCGGCCTCCCGCGGCGCGGCCGGCGCCCCGCTGCTGGCCGTCGCCGGTGTGGTGTTCCTCATGACGCAGCTGCTGCTGAACGGCGCCGGAAGCTGGTGGCCGGTGCTCGGCGCCGTCATCTACACGCTCTTCGCCGGCGCGGCCGTCGCCCGTCCCCTCAAGGGCGCCCTCGACTGGCTCGTCCCGCCCCTCTTCCGGGCTGCGGAATACGGCACGGTCCTGCTCCTGGCCGCCCGCGCGGACGCCCCCGGAGCGCTGCCGGCGGCATTCGGCCTGGTCGCGGCGGTCGCCTACCATCACTACGACACCGTCTACCGCATCCGTGGTGGCACCGGGGCCCCGCCGCGGTGGCTGGTTTGGGCAACCGGCGGTCACGAAGGACGCGTCCTCGTAGTGACGGTCCTGGCGGCCGCGCTGTCCCCCTCAGGTTTCACACTCGCGCTCACGGCGCTCGCCGTCGTCCTGGCGCTGCTGGTGCTCACCGAGAGCATCCGCTTCTGGGTCTCCTCCGGAGCACCCGCCGTACACGATGAAGGAGAACCCGCATGA
- a CDS encoding sugar phosphate nucleotidyltransferase, whose translation MIGLVLAAGAGRRLRPYTDTLPKALVPVDGDTTILDLTLGNFAEIGLTEVAIIVGYKKEAVYERKAALEAKYGLKLTLIDNDKAEEWNNAYSLWCGRDAIKHDVILANGDTVHPVSVEKTLLAARGDGQKIILALDTVKQLADEEMKVIVDPDKGVQRITKLMDPAEATGEYIGVTLIEGSAADELADALKTTFERDPDLYYEDGYQELVNRGFKVDVAPIGDVKWVEIDNHDDLAKGREIACQY comes from the coding sequence ATGATCGGCCTCGTGCTGGCCGCCGGCGCCGGACGGCGTCTGCGCCCCTACACCGACACCCTGCCCAAGGCGCTGGTGCCGGTTGACGGGGACACCACCATCCTGGACCTGACCCTCGGCAACTTCGCCGAGATCGGCCTGACCGAGGTCGCGATCATCGTCGGCTACAAGAAGGAAGCCGTCTACGAGCGCAAGGCGGCCCTCGAGGCGAAGTACGGCCTCAAGCTGACCCTCATCGACAACGACAAGGCCGAGGAGTGGAACAACGCCTACTCCCTGTGGTGCGGCCGTGACGCCATCAAGCACGATGTGATCCTCGCCAACGGCGACACCGTGCACCCGGTCTCCGTCGAGAAGACCCTGCTCGCCGCCCGCGGCGACGGCCAGAAGATCATCCTCGCCCTCGACACGGTCAAGCAGCTGGCCGACGAGGAGATGAAGGTCATCGTGGACCCCGACAAGGGCGTCCAGCGCATCACCAAGCTGATGGACCCGGCCGAGGCCACCGGCGAGTACATCGGCGTCACCCTCATCGAGGGCTCCGCCGCCGACGAGCTGGCCGACGCCCTGAAGACCACCTTCGAGCGCGACCCCGACCTCTACTACGAGGACGGCTACCAGGAGCTGGTCAACCGCGGTTTCAAGGTCGACGTGGCCCCGATCGGCGACGTCAAGTGGGTCGAGATCGACAACCACGACGACCTCGCGAAGGGCCGTGAGATCGCATGCCAGTACTGA
- a CDS encoding iron-containing alcohol dehydrogenase family protein codes for MPVLTRLIPSPVVVDINAGALDDLAGLLADQRISASGKLAIAISGGSGARLRERLSPALPGAEWYEVGGGTLDDAIKLADAMKKGHYDAVVGLGGGKIIDCAKFAAARIGLPLVAVATNLSHDGLCSPVATLDNDAGRGSYGVPNPIAVVIDLDIIREAPVRFVRSGIGDAISNISAVADWELSHRETGEAIDGLAAAMARQAGEAVLRHPGGVGDDNFLQVLAEGLVLTGISMSVAGDSRPASGACHEINHALDILYPKRSASHGEQCGLGAAFATHLRGDKETRDMMVEVLRRHGLPVTPGEIGFTDEEFVEAVAYAPKTRPGRYTILEHLDLSTDQIRDAYADYAQAIGS; via the coding sequence ATGCCAGTACTGACCCGCCTCATTCCGTCCCCGGTCGTCGTCGACATCAACGCCGGCGCCCTGGACGACCTGGCGGGCCTGCTGGCCGATCAGCGCATCTCCGCGTCCGGCAAGCTCGCCATCGCGATCAGCGGCGGCTCGGGGGCACGGCTGCGTGAGCGGCTTTCCCCCGCGCTGCCCGGCGCCGAGTGGTACGAGGTCGGCGGCGGCACCCTGGACGACGCGATCAAGCTCGCCGACGCCATGAAGAAGGGCCACTACGACGCCGTCGTGGGCCTGGGCGGCGGCAAGATCATCGACTGCGCCAAGTTCGCCGCGGCGCGCATCGGCCTGCCGCTGGTCGCCGTCGCGACGAACCTGTCGCACGACGGCCTGTGCTCGCCGGTCGCCACCCTCGACAACGACGCCGGCCGCGGCTCCTACGGTGTGCCGAACCCGATCGCCGTGGTGATCGACCTCGACATCATCCGCGAGGCCCCGGTCCGCTTCGTCCGCTCCGGCATCGGCGATGCGATCTCCAACATCTCCGCGGTCGCGGACTGGGAGCTCTCGCACCGCGAGACCGGCGAGGCGATCGACGGACTGGCCGCCGCCATGGCCCGCCAGGCCGGCGAGGCCGTTCTGCGCCACCCCGGAGGCGTCGGCGACGACAACTTCCTCCAGGTGCTGGCCGAGGGCCTGGTCCTGACCGGCATCTCGATGTCGGTGGCCGGCGACAGCCGCCCGGCGTCCGGTGCCTGCCACGAGATCAACCACGCGCTCGACATCCTCTACCCCAAGCGCTCGGCGAGCCATGGCGAGCAGTGCGGCCTGGGTGCCGCCTTCGCCACGCATCTGCGCGGGGACAAGGAGACCCGGGACATGATGGTCGAGGTGCTGCGCCGGCACGGCCTGCCGGTCACGCCGGGCGAGATCGGCTTCACCGACGAGGAATTCGTCGAGGCCGTCGCCTACGCACCGAAGACCCGCCCGGGGCGCTACACCATCCTCGAGCACCTCGACCTGTCCACCGACCAGATCAGGGATGCCTACGCCGACTATGCACAAGCCATCGGTAGCTGA
- a CDS encoding CDP-alcohol phosphatidyltransferase family protein: MHKPSVAELRPVVHPPGVKDRRSGEHWAGRLYMREISLRIDRHLVNTRVTPNQLTYLMTVCGVLAAPALLVPGIAGAVLGVLMVQLYLLLDCVDGEIARWRKQYSLTGVWMDRVGAYLTDAAVLVGFGLRAADLWGSGRIDWLWAFLGTLAALGAILIKAETDLVGVARAQSGKEQVKETASEMRSSGMALARKAAAALKFHRLILGVEASLLIVALAVVDQIRGDLFFSRLGVAVLAGIALVQTLLHLVSILASSRLK, encoded by the coding sequence ATGCACAAGCCATCGGTAGCTGAGCTCCGGCCGGTCGTTCACCCCCCGGGGGTGAAGGACCGGCGGAGCGGCGAGCACTGGGCCGGCCGGCTCTACATGCGCGAGATCTCCCTGCGCATCGACCGGCACCTGGTGAACACCCGGGTCACGCCCAACCAGCTGACCTATCTGATGACCGTCTGCGGCGTGCTCGCCGCCCCGGCGCTGCTGGTGCCGGGGATCGCGGGCGCCGTGCTCGGCGTGCTGATGGTCCAGCTGTATCTGCTGCTCGACTGCGTCGACGGCGAGATCGCCCGGTGGCGCAAGCAGTACTCGCTCACCGGTGTCTGGATGGACCGCGTCGGCGCGTACCTCACCGACGCCGCCGTGCTCGTCGGCTTCGGCCTGCGCGCCGCCGACCTGTGGGGCTCGGGCCGGATCGACTGGCTGTGGGCCTTCCTCGGCACGCTGGCCGCCCTCGGCGCCATCCTGATCAAGGCGGAGACGGACCTGGTCGGCGTGGCCCGCGCGCAGAGCGGCAAGGAGCAGGTCAAGGAGACCGCGTCCGAGATGCGCTCCTCCGGCATGGCGCTGGCCCGCAAGGCCGCCGCCGCGCTGAAGTTCCACCGGCTGATCCTGGGCGTCGAGGCGTCCCTGCTGATCGTGGCCCTGGCGGTCGTCGACCAGATCCGGGGCGACCTGTTCTTCTCCCGTCTGGGTGTCGCCGTGCTCGCCGGCATCGCGCTCGTCCAGACCCTGCTCCACCTCGTGTCCATCCTCGCCTCCAGCAGGCTCAAGTGA
- a CDS encoding glycosyltransferase family 2 protein yields MGNRPDELRALLDSVAKQDGERVEVVVVGNGSPLPELPEGVRTVELPENVGIPAGRNVGIEAFGPGGREVDILLFLDDDGLLAREDTARLCREAFAADPELGIISFRIADPDTGETQRRHVPRLRASDPMRSSRVTTFLGGANAVRTKVFQEIGGLPDDFFYAHEETDLAWRALDAGWLIDYRSDMLLLHPTMAPSRHAVYHRMVARNRVWLARRNLPAVLVPVYLGVWLLLTLARRPSWPALRVWLAGFKEGWTTPCGDRRPMKWATVWRLTRLGRPPVI; encoded by the coding sequence ATGGGCAATCGCCCCGACGAGCTGCGCGCGCTGCTGGACTCGGTCGCCAAGCAGGACGGCGAGCGGGTCGAGGTCGTCGTGGTCGGCAACGGTTCGCCGCTGCCCGAGCTCCCCGAGGGCGTACGGACCGTCGAGCTGCCGGAGAACGTCGGCATCCCGGCGGGCCGCAACGTCGGTATAGAGGCGTTCGGACCCGGCGGCCGCGAGGTCGACATCCTGCTCTTCCTCGACGACGACGGGCTGCTGGCCCGGGAGGACACCGCCCGGCTGTGCCGGGAGGCGTTCGCCGCCGACCCCGAGCTCGGCATCATCAGCTTCCGCATCGCCGACCCGGACACCGGCGAGACCCAGCGCCGCCACGTCCCGCGCCTGCGGGCCTCGGACCCGATGCGCTCCTCGCGGGTGACGACCTTCCTCGGCGGCGCCAACGCCGTGCGCACCAAGGTCTTCCAGGAGATCGGCGGGCTGCCCGACGACTTCTTCTACGCCCATGAGGAGACCGATCTGGCCTGGCGGGCACTGGACGCGGGGTGGCTGATCGACTACCGGTCGGACATGCTCCTGCTGCACCCGACCATGGCCCCCAGCCGGCACGCGGTCTACCACCGCATGGTGGCCCGTAACCGTGTGTGGCTGGCCCGCCGCAACCTCCCCGCCGTACTGGTTCCGGTCTATCTCGGTGTCTGGTTGCTGCTCACCCTGGCCCGTCGTCCCTCCTGGCCTGCGCTGCGGGTCTGGCTGGCCGGCTTCAAAGAGGGCTGGACGACGCCCTGCGGCGACAGGCGCCCCATGAAGTGGGCTACCGTTTGGCGACTGACCCGACTGGGCCGCCCTCCCGTCATCTGA